One Mercurialis annua linkage group LG3, ddMerAnnu1.2, whole genome shotgun sequence DNA window includes the following coding sequences:
- the LOC126673728 gene encoding ABC transporter C family member 10-like, with protein sequence MEDLWTLVCGDSASSKINDWPPSSDFVVLSQPNSCVNIALMILLDFLLLVILLFISMRRSRDKVPPRIRGFSSLQIASAVFNGGLGVMYLCLGIWTLEEKLRKTQTALPLGRWLLMFLQGLTSLLVGLTVSLRGGRFGRTPLQLLAVLALLVSVIICALSLFAAILGDGVSVKVALDIVSFPGAILLLFCACKSYKHDEIDGNGSGLYAPLNGDQASSVSKSDQATPFAKAGVFNSLSFWWLNSLMKKGKEKTLEDEDIPKLRPADQAESCYADFLEQINKQKQAKSSSQPSLLRTIISCHSKDIFISGFFALLKILTLSAGPLLLNNFILVAEGKSSFKYEGLVLALALFISKSLESLSQRQWYFRSRLIGLKVRSLLTAAIYRKQLRLSNAGRLMHSGSEIMNYVTVDAYRIGEFPFWFHQTWTTSLQLCISLVILFNAVGLATVAALVVIILTVLCNTPLAKLQHKFQSRLMVAQDERLKACTEALVNMKVLKLYAWEKHFKNVIENLRKVEYKWLSAVQLRKAYNSFLFWSSPLLVSAATFGACYFLKLPLHANNVFTFVATLRLVQDPIRTIPDVIGVVIQAKVAFARIVKYLEAPELQNGNVRQKQSVKNANCAISIESANFSWEENSSKPTLRNVNLEIKPGDKMAICGEVGSGKSTLLAAILGEVQNTQGTIQVYGRIAYVSQTAWIQTGTIRENILFGSAMDIQRYHDTLERCSLVKDLDLLPYGDLTEIGERGVNLSGGQKQRIQLARALYQDADIYLLDDPFSAVDAQTAMSLFNEYIMGALARKTVLLVTHQVDFLPAFDSVLLMSDGEILQAASYHQLLASSQEFQNLVNAHKETAGSERLTDMTTTQKTGSPMMEIKKSYVQKQLKASKGTQLIKQEEREVGDTGLKPYVQYLSQNKGYLLFSMAALSHITFVIGQISQNSWMAANVDKPDVSTLRLIVVYLIIGAASTVFLFMRSISTVMLGLQSSTSLFSQLLNSLFRSPMSFYDSTPLGRILSRVSSDLSIVDLDVPFGLVFALGATTNAYANLGVLAVVTWQVLFVSIPMIYLAIRLQRYYFASAKELMRINGTTKSFVANHVAESVAGAMTIRAFEEEERFFAENLELIDTNASPFFHSFAANEWLIQRLETLSATVLASAALCMVLLPPGTFSPGLIGMALSYGLSLNMSLVFSIQNQCTIANYIISVERLNQYMHIPSEAPEVIEDNRPPPDWPTVGKVEICDLQIRYRPDAPLVLRGISCTFQGGHKIGIVGRTGSGKTTLIGALFRLVEPTGGKIIVDGIDISGIGLHDLRSRFGIIPQDPTLFSGTVRYNLDPLSQHTDKEIWEVLGKCQLREAVQEKDNGLDSMVVEDGANWSMGQRQLFCLGRALLRRSRVLVLDEATASIDNATDLILQKIIRSEFADCTVITVAHRIPTVMDCTMVLAISDGKLIEYDEPMKLMKKEGSMFGQLVKEYWSHYHSAESH encoded by the exons ATGGAGGATTTATGGACACTAGTTTGTGGGGATTCTGCAAGTTCAAAGATTAATGATTGGCCACCAAGTTCTGATTTTGTTGTTTTAAGTCAGCCTAATTCATGTGTCAATATTGCCTTGATGATTTTGCTGGATTTCTTGCTTCTGGTTATACTTCTGTTCATCTCAATGAGGAGATCACGAGATAAAGTCCCGCCTCGAATTCGAGGCTTTTCGAGTTTGCAGATAGCCTCTGCAGTCTTTAATGGCGGTCTTGGAGTTATGTACTTGTGCTTGGGCATATGGACTTTAGAAGAGAAGTTGAGAAAAACGCAAACTGCCTTACCTTTAGGCAGGTGGTTACTAATGTTCTTACAAGGGCTAACATCTTTGTTAGTAGGTCTAACTGTAAGTCTTCGAGGGGGGCGTTTCGGAAGAACACCATTGCAGTTACTGGCTGTTCTTGCATTATTGGTTTCGGTAATTATATGCGCTTTGTCGCTCTTTGCTGCCATATTAGGTGATGGAGTGTCGGTTAAGGTAGCTTTGGATATTGTGTCTTTTCCAGGAGCAATACTGTTGCTGTTTTGTGCTTGTAAGAGCTATAAACACGACGAGATTGATGGGAACGGAAGTGGCCTTTATGCTCCTTTAAATGGCGATCAGGCCAGCAGCGTTAGTAAATCCGATCAAGCTACTCCATTTGCTAAAGCAGGAGTTTTCAATAGCTTGTCATTTTGGTGGTTGAATTCACTTATGAAAAAGGGAAAAGAAAAGACTCTTGAGGATGAAGATATACCGAAGTTGCGTCCAGCAGATCAAGCAGAAAGCTGTTACGCGGATTTCTTAGAGCAAATCAATAAGCAAAAACAAGCTAAATCATCTTCTCAACCTTCACTATTGAGGACAATCATATCATGCCACTCGAAAGACATTTTCATTTCGGGTTTCTTCGCGTTGCTAAAGATACTTACACTATCAGCAGGTCCTTTGCTGCTTAACAATTTCATTTTGGTTGCTGAAGGAAAATCAAGTTTTAAGTACGAAGGCTTGGTATTGGCATTAGCCCTTTTCATCTCGAAAAGCTTAGAGTCTTTATCACAAAGGCAATGGTATTTTCGGTCCAGGCTCATCGGTTTAAAGGTGAGGTCCTTGCTCACGGCTGCAATCTATCGGAAGCAATTGAGGTTATCAAATGCTGGAAGATTGATGCACTCAGGCAGTGAGATAATGAATTATGTCACCGTAGATGCTTATAGAATTGGCGAGTTTCCGTTTTGGTTTCATCAGACTTGGACAACAAGTCTCCAGCTCTGCATCTCTCTGGTCATTCTTTTCAACGCGGTAGGGCTAGCAACAGTTGCAGCCTTAGTTGTTATCATACTCACCGTGCTCTGCAATACTCCGCTTGCAAAGTTGCAGCATAAGTTTCAGTCCAGGCTTATGGTGGCACAGGATGAAAGATTAAAGGCCTGCACTGAAGCATTAGTTAATATGAAGGTGTTGAAATTGTATGCATGGGAGAAACATTTCAAGAATGTTATAGAAAATCTAAGGAAAGTTGAGTATAAATGGTTATCCGCTGTACAACTGCGAAAAGCATATAACAGTTTTCTATTTTGGAGTTCTCCTCTGTTGGTCTCCGCTGCTACATTTGGTGCATGTTATTTTCTTAAACTTCCTCTTCATGCAAATAATGTGTTCACTTTCGTCGCCACTTTACGCCTAGTGCAAGATCCGATTCGAACTATACCTGATGTTATTGGAGTTGTTATTCAAGCAAAGGTGGCGTTTGCACGAATTGTGAAGTATCTCGAGGCACCAGAATTGCAGAATGGAAATGTCAGACAGAAGCAATCTGTAAAGAATGCAAATTGTGCCATCTCAATTGAGTCTGCCAATTTTTCATGGGAAGAGAATTCATCAAAACCCACACTCAGAAATGTAAACTTGGAGATTAAACCGGGTGACAAAATGGCCATCTGCGGAGAAGTTGGCTCAGGCAAATCGACACTTCTAGCTGCAATTCTTGGTGAAGTTCAAAATACACAGGGAACT ATTCAGGTTTACGGAAGGATTGCCTATGTATCGCAAACAGCTTGGATCCAGACAGGAACAATAAGGGAAAATATTCTATTTGGCTCTGCCATGGATATCCAACGATACCATGACACACTTGAGAGGTGTTCACTGGTGAAGGATCTTGACTTGCTTCCTTATGGTGATCTTACTGAAATAGGGGAAAGAGGAGTAAATCTGAGTGGCGGTCAAAAGCAGCGTATTCAACTTGCCCGTGCCCTTTATCAGGATGCTGACATTTATCTCTTGGATGATCCTTTCAGTGCGGTTGATGCACAAACTGCCATGAGCTTGTTTAAT GAATATATCATGGGGGCACTTGCAAGGAAGACAGTCTTACTTGTGACACATCAAGTTGATTTCCTGCCAGCATTTGATTCTGTTCTG TTGATGTCAGATGGTGAAATTCTGCAAGCAGCTTCTTATCATCAGCTCTTGGCCTCAAGCCAAGAATTTCAAAACCTTGTCAATGCTCACAAAGAGACGGCTGGTTCCGAAAGGCTTACTGATATGACTACAACCCAAAAAACAGGATCACCGATGATGGAGATCAAGAAGAGCTACGTGCAAAAGCAACTTAAGGCATCGAAAGGAACTCAATTGATCAAGCAAGAAGAAAGAGAAGTAGGGGATACCGGGTTGAAGCCTTACGTTCAGTATCTAAGTCAGAACAAAGGATACTTGCTGTTTTCCATGGCTGCTCTCAGTCATATTACGTTTGTGATTGGTCAGATATCACAGAATTCTTGGATGGCAGCTAATGTCGACAAGCCTGATGTCAGTACACTGCGATTGATCGTTGTTTACTTGATCATCGGTGCTGCTTCAACAGTGTTTTTATTTATGAGATCTATTTCTACAGTCATGTTGGGTCTTCAATCGTCGACATCTCTATTTTCGCAGCTACTAAATTCCCTTTTCCGTTCACCTATGTCCTTTTATGACTCCACACCACTTGGAAGAATACTCAGCCGG GTATCGTCTGATCTGAGTATTGTTGATCTTGATGTCCCATTTGGTTTAGTCTTTGCTTTGGGAGCGACAACAAATGCTTATGCTAATCTTGGAGTACTGGCTGTTGTTACCTGGCAAGTATTGTTCGTCTCCATACCGATGATTTATCTGGCAATTCGTTTGCAG AGATATTATTTCGCCTCTGCAAAAGAGTTGATGCGGATTAATGGTACAACCAAATCTTTCGTGGCAAACCATGTAGCTGAATCTGTAGCAGGGGCTATGACAATTCGAGCTTTTGAGGAGGAAGAGCGATTCTTTGCAGAGAATCTTGAACTCATCGACACAAATGCTAGCCCTTTCTTTCACAGTTTTGCAGCAAATGAATGGTTGATTCAACGGTTGGAAACACTTAGCGCAACCGTACTTGCCTCTGCAGCACTCTGCATGGTTTTGCTTCCTCCCGGAACTTTTAGCCCAG GATTGATTGGAATGGCACTTTCCTATGGTCTTTCCTTAAACATGTCGTTGGTTTTTTCAATTCAAAACCAATGCACCATAGCCAATTACATCATTTCTGTTGAAAGGCTTAATCAATACATGCATATTCCAAGTGAAGCCCCTGAGGTGATAGAAGATAACCGTCCCCCACCCGATTGGCCAACCGTGGGTAAAGTGGAGATCTGTGATTTGCAG ATAAGATATAGGCCTGATGCACCGCTAGTTCTTCGAGGAATCAGCTGCACTTTTCAGGGAGGGCACAAGATTGGCATCGTTGGCCGTACTGGCAGTGGAAAAACTACTCTTATTGGAGCTTTATTCCGTCTAGTGGAGCCAACCGGAGGAAAGATTATTGTAGATGGCATCGATATCTCGGGAATCGGGCTGCATGATTTGAGGTCACGATTTGGAATAATTCCTCAAGATCCTACTCTCTTTAGTGGAACTGTTAGATACAATTTGGACCCCTTGTCTCAACATACTGACAAGGAGATATGGGAG GTTCTTGGGAAGTGCCAGCTTCGAGAGGCTGTTCAGGAGAAAGACAATGGTCTAGACTCCATGG TTGTCGAAGACGGAGCAAATTGGAGCATGGGGCAGAGACAATTGTTTTGCTTGGGCCGTGCACTTTTGAGAAGAAGTCGAGTATTGGTGCTTGATGAAGCAACTGCATCAATCGACAATGCAACTGACTTgattttgcaaaaaattattcGGTCTGAATTTGCTGATTGCACTGTGATCACAGTTGCTCACAGGATACCAACAGTTATGGATTGCACCATGGTACTTGCTATCAGTGATG GGAAACTAATAGAGTATGACGAGCCAATGAAGTTAATGAAGAAAGAAGGTTCAATGTTTGGGCAGCTGGTGAAGGAATACTGGTCTCATTATCACTCTGCAGAATCACATTGA
- the LOC126673731 gene encoding uncharacterized protein LOC126673731: protein MSSVTSTSLLTAHSLSPKSFPPSRFHHFPISHPSNFSKSLSHPQTYISSKTLTAICSKSSEAEEELSATEEDEWLKKLPDKKKPLYSHSLPCIEAWLKELGFYQSKDDRAVWLIEKFEWNAQLSLDITDLYIRYLKSGPGNLEKDVERRFSYALSREDIENAILGGP, encoded by the exons ATGTCATCAGTTACTTCAACTTCTCTACTCACTGCTCATTCACTATCTCCTAAATCTTTTCCCCCTTCAAGATTCCATCATTTTCCAATTTCACACCCTTCAAATTTCTCAAAATCCCTTTCACACCCCCAAACTTACATTTCAAGCAAAACCCTAACAGCAATTTGTTCTAAATCATCAGAAGCAGAGGAGGAATTGTCAGCTACTGAAGAAGATGAGTGGCTCAAGAAACTTCCTGACAAGAAAAAGCCTCTGTATTCTCATAGCTTGCCTTGCATTGAGGCTTGGCTTAAAGAATTAGGGTTTTATCAGAGCAAGGATGACCGTGCTGTTTGGTTGATTGAAAAGTTTGAGTGGAATGCCCAGTTATCTCTTGATATAACTGACTTATATATAAG GTATTTGAAGAGTGGACCAGGTAATCTTGAAAAGGATGTTGAGAGGAGATTCAGTTATGCATTGAGCAGGGAGGACATTGAGAATGCTATACTTGGAGGACCATAG
- the LOC126675231 gene encoding uncharacterized protein LOC126675231, which translates to MAAPVIHSITNYAQTQRIVLLIDLTPFLHLQNPNQFLTTLISTAKNLLNFPQLSNSLFTFKPFFSSISPFLSSSKLSIPSLSLSFNRPNATLQSLTKFLNSFVSSFNKSSIPGTNPRAFHLSSSLRQLIHDYAWDPVISDCSMAGMVLNCNLVVLFSPICMYLNCLSEFFDDELSISKVFESVNDAFVSKDIHFSWVDVRYETGGCKVEFDEDGVFERGFRELGWGFCSSDCIVLGSALVPFGLIYPRIGISPKKISFDCSLKPARAQLNLEIMDVNGKPLECKCCDLELVHWNVFSGTSSKLLCEDFSNGIMKLHVKAVRKSDKCVNFDRLLSDPIVVREFSDVSADRKESCSEFFENRVLEILQMEMGELIPRKSAPILQIFLSFLYKEDYWAIVSLSNSNGDSLTGILKPFTVSLALLFIARDHCSPNSEVDGTALSQFAVKTNTESRKPKFDLSPSIGLVGSQSGTSPTEKPAEESHGKRKKNKKSLKMLREMTWISFCQAALEHFDLDLEDVCFSRGCSKSKKLKFLKCWMKQIKKTSNCSLTEPERSKQQEDIGNDLDDRLTKLPQECERMNASCSSVAEASTTGVSKGEDEAAVGCCSESLESFLNDLPHKIRQGLESEEVDLPSLANRLVNSSINWLYQKYDTKMMSDSQTHVAKSDSELVAVQLSKLLLKDPKDLVTTHRNGDQSSQASAKLIPGNIVREYELQILFRMEILHSEVGASVGESTRQKFVKQICLLLENIQCQMQAGFFGDWSLDKYVGMIIKSRYCESLGEVVQKIYERMDLLLFEDEEELPLSLLNSEDSSKPWRGKHSKEEVDENSRINVSVSAEEELLREHQESNEKEHAVKVVEAQERRQRARRFASFTSWAPDLQRVWAPKQSTSTKEKSERKVSKRKEQGRLSYDSVCETPMSGLKRSYKGIGSTRRRDTESQDNEFSLCGPVSKALFQDD; encoded by the exons ATGGCAGCACCAGTAATCCATTCAATCACAAACTACGCCCAAACTCAACGCATAGTTCTCCTAATTGACCTAACCCCATTTCTCCACCTCCAAAACCCTAACCAATTCCTAACCACTCTCATCTCCACTGCCAAAAACCTTCTCAATTTCCCCCAACTCTCAAATTCTTTATTTACATTCAAGCCCTTCTTCTCTTCAATTTCTCCATTTCTATCCTCCTCCAAGCTCTCAATTCCGTCGCTCTCGCTCTCATTTAACCGCCCCAACGCCACCCTTCAATCCCTAACAAAATTTCTCAATTCTTTTGTATCTTCATTTAATAAATCTTCAATTCCGGGTACCAACCCTCGCGCTTTTCATCTGTCCTCCTCTTTGCGTCAGCTGATTCATGATTACGCGTGGGACCCGGTGATTTCGGATTGTTCTATGGCTGGTATGGTTTTGAATTGTAATTTGGTTGTTTTGTTTTCGCCGATTTGTAtgtatttgaattgtttgtcGGAGTTTTTTGATGATGAATTGAGTATTAGTAAGGTTTTTGAGAGTGTTAATGATGCTTTTGTTAGTAAAGATATTCATTTCAGTTGGGTTGATGTGAGGTATGAGACTGGTGGGTGTAAGGTTGAATTTGATGAAGACGGGGTTTTTGAGAGGGGGTTTCGGGAGTTAGGATGGGGGTTTTGTTCGAGTGATTGTATAGTTTTGGGTTCTGCTTTAGTTCCTTTTGGGTTAATTTATCCGAGAATTGGAATTTCGCcgaaaaaaattagttttgatTGTAGTCTTAAGCCAGCTCGTGCGCAACTTAATCTTGAAATAATGGATGTTAATGGGAAGCCTTTGGAATGTAAATGTTGTGATCTGGAATTGGTGCATTGGAATGTGTTTTCTGGAACCTCGTCGAAATTGTTATGTGAAGATTTTAGCAATGGAATTATGAAGCTCCATGTTAAGGCTGTCAGAAAAAGTGATAAATGTGTGAACTTTGATAGGCTGTTATCTGATCCCATTGTTGTGCGCGAGTTTTCAGATGTTTCTGCTGATAGAAAAGAAAGTTGTAGTGAATTTTTTGAAAACAGGGTTCTTGAAATCCTGCAGATGGAAATGGGTGAACTTATACCGAGAAAATCTGCACCTATTTTGCAAATATTCTTGAGTTTTCTCTATAAAGAAGATTATTGGGCTATAGTATCTCTTTCAAATAGCAATGGTGATTCACTTACAGGAATTCTGAAGCCTTTCACTGTTTCTTTAGCTCTCCTTTTCATTGCAAGAGATCATTGCAGCCCCAACAGTGAAGTTGACGGGACAGCTTTGAGTCAATTTGCTGTGAAGACAAACACTGAGAGTAGAAAACCTAAATTTGACTTGAGCCCGTCTATTGGACTGGTAGGTTCTCAATCTGGGACTTCACCTACAGAGAAGCCTGCTGAAGAGAGTCATGGTAAGAGGAAGAAgaataaaaagagtttaaaaatgCTTCGGGAAATGACATGGATTTCCTTTTGTCAGGCAGCATTGGAGCACTTTGACTTGGATTTGGAAGATGTATGTTTTTCCAGGGGATGCAGCAAGTCGAAGaagttgaaatttttaaaatgttggaTGAAACAGATTAAGAAAACTAGCAATTGTAGCTTGACTGAGCCAGAGAGATCCAAGCAGCAAGAGGACATCGGAAATGATTTAGATGATAGATTAACCAAGTTACCACAGGAATGTGAAAGGATGAATGCTTCATGCTCCTCAGTGGCAGAGGCCTCTACGACTGGGGTCTCGAAAGGAGAGGATGAAGCTGCTGTTGGATGTTGCTCAGAATCTTTGGAAAGTTTCTTAAATGATCTTCCCCACAAAATCCGGCAAGGGCTTGAATCTGAAGAGGTAGACCTGCCATCTTTGGCAAATCGACTGGTTAACTCTTCTATAAATTGGCTATACCAAAAATACGATACTAAAATGATGTCAGATTCTCAAACCCACGTCGCAAAATCTGATAGTGAGTTAGTCGCTGTTCAGCTATCGAAACTGTTACTAAAAGATCCTAAGGACTTGGTTACTACACATAGAAATGGTGATCAGTCCTCTCAGGCATCAGCTAAACTTATTCCAGGAAATATAGTAAGAGA ATATGAATTGCAAATTTTGTTTCGGATGGAGATACTCCATTCAGAGGTTGGAGCAAGTGTTGGTGAGTCTACGAGGCAAAAGTTTGTGAAGCAAATTTGCTTGCTCTTGGAGAACATTCAGTGCCAAATGCAGGCAGGCTTTTTTGGAGATTGGAGCCTTGATAAGTATGTGGGAATGATCATTAAAAGCAG GTATTGTGAAAGCCTGGGGGAGGTGGTTCAAAAAATCTATGAAAGAATGGATTTGTTGCTGTTCGAAGATGAGGAAGAATTGCCTCTATCTTTACTCAATAGTGAGGACAGTTCTAAACCATGGAGAGGAAAACACAGTAAAGAGGAAGTCGACGAGAACAGTAGAATCAATGTTTCAGTTTCTGCGGAAGAGGAGCTTTTACGTGAGCATCAAGAAAGTAACGAGAAGGAGCATGCTGTTAAAGTAGTTGAAGCTCAGGAACGGAGACAAAGGGCTCGTAGATTTGCATCTTTCACTAGCTGGGCTCCAGATCTGCAGAGAGTATGGGCGCCAAAACAGTCCACATCGACGAAAGAGAAGTCGGAGCGGAAGGTTTCGAAAAGAAAAGAACAAGGAAGGTTAAGTTACGACTCGGTATGCGAAACCCCAATGAGTGGTTTGAAACGCTCATACAAGGGTATAGGCAGTACTAGAAGACGTGATACAGAAAGCCAAGACAATGAATTTTCTTTATGTGGTCCGGTTTCGAAGGCATTGTTTCAAGATGACTGA
- the LOC126674227 gene encoding uncharacterized protein LOC126674227: MSKSCKGLAMELVKCLSESDCVKIEKRPYRECAGEKTPCISSECVGLRETYFNCKRGQLDMRARIRGNKGY, translated from the coding sequence ATGTCAAAATCTTGCAAGGGTTTAGCGATGGAGCTCGTCAAGTGCTTGAGCGAATCGGACTGTGTTAAAATTGAGAAGCGACCCTACAGAGAATGCGCCGGCGAGAAAACACCGTGCATCTCAAGTGAGTGCGTCGGACTTAGAGAAACTTATTTCAATTGCAAACGTGGCCAACTTGACATGAGAGCTAGAATTCGCGGTAACAAGGGCTATTGA
- the LOC126674224 gene encoding putative pentatricopeptide repeat-containing protein At3g49142 — MKRIGSLLRYFSTAKQLYFTKDLCIRVLDQYPDVRILKIIHSKVLNDQFMRWNPCIGVKLMRAYAACGEPRLARCVFDEITDKNVVFFNVMIRSYVNNSLYEAALRIFKVMYSQGFLPDMYTYPCVLKASSGSDSLWVGLQIHAAVLKVGLEFNLFVGNGLIAMYGKCKCLNEARQVLDEMPCRDVVSWNSMVAGYALNERFNDALKLCREMEGFNFKPDDCTMASLLPAVTNTSSDNVLYVEEMFMKLAKKSRISWNVMIAMYVNNTMPKKAAALYAQMEENGIEPDVVSVVSVLPACGDLSAVSIGRRIHEYVGRKKLFPNLLLENALIDMYAKCGSLQDARAVFEKMKFRDVVSWTSIISAYGISGQGRDAVAVFEDMQKSGLRPDSIAFVSVLAACSHAGLLKEGQYYFNLMSVYGIIPKLEHFACMVDLLGRAGKIDEAYGFISQMPLQPNERVWGALLSACRVYSNMNIGILAADHLFQLNPEQSGYYVLLSNIYAKAGRWPDVAAVRSIMQSKGIKKIPGISNVEHNNAVRTFLAGDRSHPHSNEIYEQLDVLVGKMKEFGYTPDTDSALHDVEEEDKDSHLAVHSEKLAIAFAILNTKAGTPIRITKNLRVCGDCHEAAKLISKIAEREIIIRDTHRFHHFDDGCCSCGDYW; from the coding sequence atgaaaagaaTTGGTTCTTTGCTGAGATACTTTTCAACTGCTAAGCAACTTTATTTCACGAAAGATTTATGTATTAGGGTTTTGGATCAATATCCAGATGTTAGAATCCTTAAAATAATTCATTCTAAGGTTTTGAATGACCAATTTATGAGATGGAATCCGTGTATTGGGGTTAAATTAATGAGAGCTTATGCTGCTTGTGGTGAACCGCGTCTTGCACGCTGCGTATTCGATGAAATTACGGATAAAAATGTTGTTTTCTTCAATGTTATGATTAGAAGCTATGTTAATAATAGTTTATATGAAGCTGCTTTGCGTATTTTTAAAGTTATGTACAGTCAAGGGTTTCTTCCTGATATGTATACTTACCCTTGTGTATTAAAGGCTTCTTCTGGGTCTGATAGCTTGTGGGTTGGTTTGCAAATTCATGCTGCTGTTTTGAAAGTTGGTCTTGAGTTTAATCTTTTTGTCGGGAATGGATTAATTGCTATGTATGGGAAGTGCAAGTGTTTGAATGAGGCGCGGCAAGTGTTGGATGAAATGCCTTGTAGAGATGTAGTTTCTTGGAATTCTATGGTTGCTGGATATGCACTAAATGAACGGTTTAATGATGCGTTGAAGCTTTGTAGAGAAATGGaaggttttaattttaaaccgGATGATTGCACGATGGCTAGCCTTTTGCCAGCTGTGACTAACACGTCTTCTGATAATGTTTTGTATGTTGAGGAGATGTTCATGAAGCTTGCAAAAAAGAGTCGGATTTCTTGGAATGTGATGATAGCTATGTACGTGAATAATACAATGCCTAAGAAAGCAGCGGCTCTGTATGCACAGATGGAAGAAAACGGTATTGAACCTGATGTTGTCAGTGTTGTTAGTGTTCTTCCTGCTTGTGGAGATCTTTCTGCCGTGTCAATAGGAAGGCGGATTCATGAATATGTGGGAAGGAAGAAGCTTTTTCCAAATTTGCTTTTGGAGAATGCACTGATTGATATGTATGCAAAATGTGGAAGTTTACAGGATGCAAGAGCAGTGTTTGAGAAGATGAAGTTTCGGGATGTCGTATCGTGGACTTCTATAATCTCTGCTTATGGTATTAGCGGCCAAGGTCGTGATGCTGTAGCAGTGTTTGAAGATATGCAGAAATCAGGTTTGAGACCCGATTCAATTGCCTTTGTTTCTGTTTTAGCAGCCTGCAGCCATGCTGGATTATTAAAAGAGGGGCAATATTACTTTAATTTAATGTCCGTATATGGAATAATTCCAAAGTTGGAACACTTTGCTTGCATGGTAGATTTGTTAGGACGTGCTGGAAAGATAGATGAAGCTTATGGCTTTATCAGTCAGATGCCTCTACAGCCCAATGAAAGAGTTTGGGGGGCTTTGTTGAGTGCTTGTCGAGTTTATTCCAATATGAACATTGGGATTCTGGCTGCTGATCACCTTTTTCAATTGAATCCCGAGCAGTCGGGTTATTATGTCTTGTTATCCAACATCTATGCAAAAGCTGGAAGATGGCCAGATGTTGCAGCGGTCAGGTCAATTATGCAGAGCAAGGGAATCAAGAAAATACCTGGTATTAGTAATGTCGAGCACAACAATGCTGTTCGGACATTTCTTGCTGGTGACCGATCGCATCCACATTCAAATGAGATCTATGAACAGTTGGATGTATTAGTTGGTAAAATGAAAGAGTTTGGTTACACACCGGATACTGATTCCGCTCTTCACGATGTGGAAGAGGAGGATAAGGACAGCCATCTAGCAGTCCATAGTGAGAAATTAGCTATTGCATTTGCTATTTTAAACACCAAAGCGGGAACTCCAATTAGAATAACGAAAAATCTTCGTGTTTGTGGAGACTGCCATGAGGCTGCCAAGCTTATTTCTAAGATTGCGGAACGTGAAATCATCATTAGGGACACTCATCGTTTTCACCATTTTGATGATGGTTGTTGCTCTTGTGGAGATTATTGGTGA